The genomic segment CAGCGTTTTGCCGTGCGGTTGGTTTCCGATCAGGATTTGGCCGAGGCCGTCATCAGGCCGGAAATTGTGCCGGCGGGTCTGCCCCCTGCTCCGCCGGTAACGGTTCGCCCGCCCGCGTTTGAAACGCTGCCCCGCATCCCTGCATCCCCGCAACCGGCCCTGCCCCCCATGCCTCAATTGCCGTCTGATGGTTTTCAGACCGAATTGACCGCCCCCATGCCGGGCGCTATCGTATCGGTTGAGGTGAAACCGGGCGACCGGGTGACGCAGGGGGAAACGCTGTTGGTGCTGGAAGCGATGAAGATGAAGAACGCCATCAAATCGCCGCACGATGGGGTGATTGCCCAGGTTAAGGTGCAAGCAGGGCAGTCGGTGGGGTACGGCGAGGTGTTGTTAACTTTTGTGGAACAAAGTTAAAAAAAGAGGCGTGGTTTAACCACGCCTCAAAACAGCCAAATCAAAAGTCTGT from the Anaerolineae bacterium genome contains:
- a CDS encoding biotin/lipoyl-binding protein, whose amino-acid sequence is MRRYHLEIAGKQYVLDVQELKANEFYVIVGEQRFAVRLVSDQDLAEAVIRPEIVPAGLPPAPPVTVRPPAFETLPRIPASPQPALPPMPQLPSDGFQTELTAPMPGAIVSVEVKPGDRVTQGETLLVLEAMKMKNAIKSPHDGVIAQVKVQAGQSVGYGEVLLTFVEQS